The genomic segment CTGCTCGCGCCAGGGTTCGTAGCTGATGCGGAGTACGCTGTTGGGTCATGGTGTCACCAGCATTGATAGGTTTCCGTGTCTGGTTAATACGGAGTTTATCATTGCTGAAAGTCATGGAAACGCCACGGCCCTCGGCCATATCACCGCCCATAATGGGTTTGCCCCCGATGGGATTGATCAGATCAAAAGTAACCTCATCCCCTGCACTTTTTTGCAGATCACGGCAACGGACGATGGGCATATCGGTCGAGGTTTGATTACGCAGATTTTTTTCCGCCCCTTTCTGGGTAGGAAACTTGCCCGCTAGACGATTAAGGTTGGTTTGGCGTTGAGTGGTCGCGGCAAATAAACCGACGGCCTGTTTTGTACATGCTATGGGGTCACCATAGGGTATATTGGTAGGCATATTCGTACCTCTCTAAATTTTTGGCACAAAAAAAGCCCCTTACTATTTTTAGTGAGGGGCTACTGAATAAAGGCAAAACTGTGGGGCATCAAAAAAGCCCTTAGCTGGAATCAGCTAAAGGCTTCGGGATAAATATTCTTCAATATCATCAGGACTCATACTCTCCATGGTGGACATCAGGTTTATGGCATTTGTCTCATTATCAAGCAGTGACAACTTATCTGCCTGGGTCGATGCCCCTGGCACATCACTTAAACTCTGCATCTCTGCTGGCTTTTTTGCTTCGGCCATGGCCGCTTGGGCAATTTCTTCTGCTGTTTGCTTTGGTGCTTCTGCCGCTTTTTCAGGGTCACCTTTTTCGGCTGTATCGTCATTTTCAACGGTAAGGGAGTCCTGATAACGCGATACAACAAGAGCAATTGCTTCAGGGTCAGCTACCTGCTCCACGGCCCGGACATCGGCAGGTTGTTTGTCAAACCATTCCCAAAAAAGTGGGTCGTTTTTTGCCTCAAGGTAAAAGGGATTAAACTCCGCCACGGCCTGATCGAACTGACTTTGTTGAGTATTGTTTTCCTCCTGTTCCTGGGCCAGCTGTTTTTCCTTCATCATCGCCTGAAATCTTTCGGCAATTTCTGGATAATCTTCTGCCAGTTCTACAAGCTCTGCTTCATCAAGCTCAGGCAACTTTGCAGCAGCCACCTGCTTGCTTGTTGCTAACTCCGCCTCAAGTGTCTTTACTCTGGCACGCTCACTTTCAAGTTCGGAGAAGGGGATGTGATGCACCCCGTCTTTAGCCATAACGACAGTTTCTTGATCAGTCGCATTTTCTTCAGACCTTGCGGGCTCTTTAACCATTGCTGGATCTTCAACGGCTAAAGGGTTTTCGTCAGGTACAGGATTGGCTAGCTCTTGATCCGAGGGGCGCGACTCCTCATCCGCTATAACATCGACTGCAGCAGTATCGCCTTCGGGTATCAAACCCGTATCAAGATATTCTGACATAATCGTGTCGGGAATATTGCCATTTTCATCCCCATACTGCTCCACTAATTCGTCAAAGTTATTACCAGCATTTTCAACACTCATATCTACACTCCCTTGCTAGATATCGCCCTAGCTGCGAAATTCAGGAGACAAAAAACCGATCACCACAATTAGTTAGAGGCAAAGGGCAACGCTTCTTGATTTTTTGGCACAAAAAAACGCCCATATCCATGAAGAGAGAGGGCGTTTAAATAATTTTTTACTTAATGACTTTAAATAACAGGAGATTCTATCCCTCTGTTCACCTCCTCATCGGCTTCTGCCATTGTGTCTAGCTGTTGTGTCTGAGGTTCATGTACCCTGTCTTCCTGTACTCGAGGAGGAAATAGGGGACTGGTGTTCTGGGTAACCCCGTCCGGTACACTGTTGGGTACGCCGTTGGGTACGCCGTTGGGTACGCCGTTGGGTACGCCGTTGGGTACGCCGTTGGGTACAGTGATGGGACCGGCGATATCCACAAGTGGTGGTTCATCTTTGTCCTCTGCCCCAGCGCTATGAAGAATCTGATCGGCAGAGGCCGCCACTCCACTATTTGTGGTGACCTGCAGGCCGGCTTGGATAGCTGAGTAAATACCTTCAATCCTGTTATTGACTTGTTCGGTAATAATTTTTTCTATCTCGGCCTCGGTCTTGCGTTCTTTCAGCTCAAGCTCTTTGGTCTTTAGCTCAATCATAAGCTCTGTTTTGGTCTTCTCAATAGCTTGCTTGATCCGCTCCTGCACCTGCTCTTCCGTAATTTTGGATCCATCCCGAAGTTCAACCATTGCCTCGATAATTGCGTCCTTGTTAGGGATATCAAGAAACTCTGCAAGATAAGGCATAAGGGCTTTTTGGTAATCATCGGGCAGAGATTTCATAACCTCCTGCAACAGTGTTCTGTTCTGGGCTTTATAAGAGGCCGTGCTTGGGATCTCACACATGGTAACCCGTAGCCTGGTACGTAGTAAATTGTTGTTAAGTACCGTGACTCCCGTGCCTTTAAAATCAACTGGATCATTCAAGGCGATGATTTTGTTGTGCTGCAGAGGTTCTCGTTTAATCGTGACAATTTCTCTTTTTGTTCCAATATCTTTAATAATCAAAGAGAGAAGCAGTTCGCCGACCTGTTGCCGAGACCACTTATAATTATCGAAAAATTTTGCAATGGCCTGCAGGCTATGGTGAACCTCCCCACTTTTTACCTGGCTGATATCAACCCGCATATCAACTGCCGGTTGCTCTAGTGCCTGGGTGGATTGTTGGAAAAACAGAATAAGATCTCGTAATCGGGCCTCCTGCTGAGAGTTAATGGCCTCATTATGATTAACCTCAAATTTGGCCCCAAGTTTAGCCATCTCTTTTTGGTTCAGAATAATATCAGCATCGGGTCTGCCACACTCTTCTCTAAACTGATCATCCGTCATGGCCACTGCCCCATCCGTTCGTACTGTGCGGGTGGCGGATAAAGCCCATTGTTGTTTGGCTATGCGAGCATTTACCTCGTCCTGGGGGAAGATGAGATCACGAATCATCCCGTAAGGAATATTGGTTCGATCCTCTCTGATCCCCCAAAAAGGGACATAGTTAAAACGATCAAATTCACTCTTTTTCTTTCCAAGAAGATGAGGTCCAAGAAAAAAGTAGGTGGTTATTTTTGAAACAAAATGGCTTTCCAATTTCCGCCCAGCTTTCAGGGCAATAATGTGTTCTGGCCGGTGTAAATTGAACTCCACAACACGATTATCACTCAGCCGCAAAATATAAATATTTACCCGTTCACGCTTCTGTACCTCAAAGAGACAAACACGATCGTTGTCAGGGGCACGCCACTCCTGTTCATCAACGTCCCATCCTCGCTCAATTTCCCAGGATTGAAAGAGGTTGATGTTGTCGCTATCGTTTGTAGCAAAGCTCAGTTGGTCAAAACCACCCCATGAGTTCCTTACTTGGTCACAGAGATCTTTTTTGCCGGGGAACATCGACTTAACCACATTGATATCTGTCCAACGTTTTCGTAGCAGCCAACGGGCATCGGAAAGGTCAGGTTCCTTTGCCAGATGATCCCAAAAAATTTCTCCCCGGTGCACAGCCAGGCATCTATAGGGGAATTTAAAGGGGTTTGTTTCACGGCTAACCTCAACCCAACCAAGGCCTGCCCCTATTTGTGGTTCAAAGGCCATTAGGCAGGAAGTATCCATATTACTTCGACGTTCGGCCTGATTGATTTTGTAGTTGAGAGCTTCTGCAATCTCTTCAGTATCTTCCCCTTCAACATCGGGTAAAATTTTCAGGTCAGTCTTGTTATTAATCTGAAATCCAATAGCAGCATTGACTAATGGCCCAATCATGTTTTGTGTAGCGGGAGGAATACCCTTCGCCTCAAGAGCTAAAAGGGTATCAGAATCAAGTTGATTGCCATCCTTATAATCCATGGCCTTATCCGCTTGGATACGCCAGAGTGGTTGTTCTCTGATTTCATCTAAAATGCTCGCCAGTAACTCACTCTCAGTACGGCCAGTATTTTTTTCAGTCATTTAAACTGCCCTCCAATTAACAGGTCTACGGTGTCTCTGGCTACTATTCTGTGCCGATCTTTCTCCTGCCGCGCCCATAGAACCATAGGCGTTTAAACCACGAACAAGAGTTTCAAATGCGTCATAACCGTGTGAAGCCCAATCGTGTCGTGGCCGATCTTTCCAACATCCATTGTTCTCGTCCCATTCACGCCGGTAATTTCGTAAACACTTTAGGCCGTCAGCCGCGCCCTTATTGCCAACACCGCACCCTCTTTTGCTAAAAAATGCCTTGGGAAGCCAAGACCGTGCTTCGGCAATTGCGGCCGTCTTATCATCTATTCGAGGAATAATTTGGCTGTTTTTCATCCCCGCTTCTATGAGAATATCTTCTAATGTTTTGGGCGGAGAGGCGGCACTGCTCGCTGTTCCTCCACGACGATAACCAAAATCATGGGGAAGAAAATGATAGCCCCACACACAGTTAAAATCTCTGTTCAGCTTGGCCCAATAGTACAAAACATCTTCATCGGTCCCCGTGAGATAACCGATCAGTCTGTCTTGAAACTCCACCCGTTGGTGCAACCAGACTGTCATGTTGTCATTTAACCCAAAATCCCAGCCGGTATTTACAGGAAAAGCAGGTTCAAGCAGGATCTCCTCAATAAGTCGTCCGGATTTATCAAGGACACTCAGCTGTTTGGAAAGATACGCTCCCTGAATAGATGATTGAAACGCCTCGTCGGCTGTCCCAGGAAACTCCCGTTTCATATCATCCTTTTGCTGTGCCGATTTCTCTGCATACCAGGCCCGTTTTTTCTTGCCGATTTTTAAACCAATGATCTTTTCCAGGTCGTCACAGTATTTATCCACCTCAGCAGGGATATAAATTCCATCGGGGTCCTGCTCGTTTTCCGTTCCCATCCACCACGCAAAAAAATGAAATTTATAGGCAAGTTTGCTGAGCTTGGCTCCTTGGTTGGCCTTCTCCCGGGCGGTAACACAATCTTCATAAAACTCCCCAGCATTACCTTCGGCCGTAGATTCATTAAAGACAAAACAGCCAGCCTTTAAGGTATTCAGTGCACCCGTTCTGATTTCTCTTGCTCGAACGGGAAAACGTGTGGCAATTTTACCCATCTCAGAGATATGAAGCGCCTGCAGGGTTCCACCACGATGGGAGATAGCGGCATAAACAGCAGACCCGTTCTTCCATTCAATAGTTTCTTTTGAATCAGTTTTAAGAGGGAACATTTTTTGTAGAAATTCAGGTAAACACTCGTAGGCAAAACTGATTTTCCCAAGTTTTTTCTTGGCATCAGCGAGAGTAATATCAATAACACCTGCTTGAGTACCGCTCTTAAAAAGACAGGTGTCCAGGATGATTATAGCGATGAGGGTAGAAAAACCCCGCTGCCGATCTTTCAAAATGATGTTCATATACCACATGGCATTCCAAAACATCTCCTGGCTCTCGTTACGAATAAATTTGACCTTTTTGCCATCCTTGTCCCGCACATAGTACAGGTTGTCGATTCTCCACTCTCTGTCTCCCAGACGAGATAAAATCTCCTGTTCTTCGGCCGGTGGATTATTGTGAGCCGTCACCGCTTCCTCCTGGTAAACCGCATGTTTTACCGTCGAGAATATCAATAATATTTCGTAGCGTTTGATCTGTTGCAGAGAGTTCAACATGCTCACGGTAGGCAGAGACATCAACATGCCGACCTATGGCTTCAAGGTTTTTGAGCTTACTCGGCCATTTGATTTTTATAATTTCACAGGGTGTATCACCTTTGATTTTTTGGATAACCTCAATCCCCTCAATGGTGACCCGCCATGCTCTGGGCCACTCCTCAATATCCTTAACCCGTCTGTTCTCATCAAGGATATCTATCACATCTAGTCCATCAATTTCTTCATGCCGCTCAAGGACTTTCTGGGCATCGTATTTGGCCTTTTCGATCTTCAACCTCACCAATTCACGTAATCGCTTCTGTAGTTCAGGTTTTTTCAGGTTCTCATGGCCCATGGAATAGGCACTATTGCTTTTATATCCTGCCGCCAATGCAGCCTTCGAAGCATTAAAATCCACCAAATACTCACTGCAAAAAAGCTCCTGTTTGGGAGTCAGTGTCGTGCCCGTTATTTTGTTTTTTCTCTTAGCCATCTTTGAGCTCCTCAACCTTATGTTCATGAGAGAGACTTACGCCAACCCTGCGTAGACCACCTTGGCAGAGATCAAAGCGAAGAGAGAGTGAACCACTAAAATCCTGCTCCAATTTCTCCAAGGCAGCATCAAGAGATGCCAGGGCTTTCTCTCGTAACCTGTTTTTTTTGAGAGTCATTTGGTTTCAACCTTTCTTGGCAGAAGATCCAGCAACCTGCTGTTTGTCGCATTTACTCTTAGCCTGGGCGCCAACTTTTATTTCAGCAATTGCAGTTTCATTACTGCGTACTCGGGCATCAAGGCCATTAAGCTTATCGCTTAGGGTTGTCAGGGCGCGGGTATTGTTGTCCAGTGACACTTTCATCACACTATTGGTATTATTCACATCTCGTTTCCACAACCAGACAACCAGGCCGCTTAGCAACACAAAGATCCACGCCGCAAACAAAGGATTACCAGTAAAGAACAGTTCAACCCCTTTCATTTAATCGTTCCTTCAGAGTGGCTCTGTGGGCTTATAAGGCGTGCGGCACCCTTCGCTGCCATGCGATCCCCAAACCACCAACAAACTGCCGTGGTAGTCAGATAGAGCAGGGAGCAAGTAACCTGGGTGACAATTTCAGCCGATTGTGTCGTGGTTAAAGCACCGCCAGAACTCTCTAGAATCGACCAGGCCCGACGACTAATCCAGGTGGAGAGTATCAACAGATAGAGAGTGATCCCTGGCCGAGCAAAACCCTTAACCGTATCCACCAGACCAAAAAGAATACAGATGAATACTCCGGCTGGCTGAGCCAAAATCGCTACCCAGCCCGTGGTGGAAAAAAGTTTTCCGGCCAGGGCCGTGGAAAGGGTCGGTTTATTGGCAACAATAAGGTGGGCGGCATAAGCCTCGGTTTCAGCTAGATGTAGGGCTCCTTCAGTCTGTACTCGAGCAACCCTGATATTGGCCTCGGTCTCAGCTAGCATCGCTTGACTCTCCGCCTGTACTAGCTTCAGCTCATGCTCACGCCCCTGGGCCCTATCCTTCATATCAAGTTCTCTAATCTTTCTCTGATTCCAACTGGACCAAATGGTTCCCGCAAGACCCGTAATTCCACCAAAAAGAATATCCCAAGGCATATCAATCTCCACTCTCTATAGTAAGTTCAAAATCTTCACCGCCCATGGCTTTGTGCAGCCTGCGGATGGTTGCTTTTGAAAGTAAAACGGCTCGCTGTCCAGCCAGGTGCCCACGTTTCTTACCATGTAATATGCAGCCGAGAACATTGGTTACATAGCCTTTGGTCCTGTCGCCGGCCACATTGCCTGAATGATGCAGAACATGCGATCGGCCCTCTACATTGCGCACCTGGTAAACCCAGCCAAAACGAGGAGACTTTACCAAACGACAGAGATAGACACCCAAAGGAATAGAGGAGACATTGGGCCGATTATCCCGCCACGGCAGCTCCAAGGTGTAGGAGCGAAATCCCCGTTCAGGGCAGCGAAAGACTCCCTCTGTGCCCTGGTCCGTGCTCTTCTCGCGTCTTAAGTTTGCCTGGAGCATATTCACCATTTTTTACATAAAAAAACTCCGTACTCTTGAACTAAGAGACGGGGCTAAAAAAGAGAATGACACAAAAAAAGACCCAATCTCAACCGAGACGGGGCCTTGCCTGTGCACATTTTCTCACCTTATTTAATTTATGATAGCCAGCTGTGGACAACTTTGCAAACAGGATCGACAGAGTTTTCTAATCAATGCATATAGACGATGAAGAGCTTTCACTATCCTTTTCTAACCAGGCAGCAACCCAAGATTCACCCATACTAACCAGCTGAGTAACCTTGCGCCGATCCATCCCCAGTTCTCGGGCAACATAACTCGTATTCTCCTTACTCAGATAATAGACCATAAGGGCTTCGGCAACGGATGCCTTTCTTTGTCTCAATCGGGCAATGGCAGTATCAATGAGCATTGCCTCCTCGTCACTGATCTCTACGGGCTGCAGCTCATAAGCAGGATAGTCCTGCCAGCAACAACTTATAGCAAGTCTGCCATAACCAAGATGGGGCACAGGTGATACACGAAGCCATAGGGCATAGTTTGTCAATTTCTCAGATATAAACTCCATACCTCCCTCCTATTGCATAAAACATAACTTGGCTAAGATAATTTTTCGATCTCAAGAAGTGGCGGGTTCAAATCCCGACATCGGAAAAATAAAATACCATTTATTATTAAATATTTAAGTATATGGACAGCCTCTATTCCTGTTCATTGTGACCAAAACTGTGTCCAAAATCTTCCTTGCCCTCGACTCTTGTTCCAGAGAACTGTTTTTCCACGGAAAACCCGTCTAAACTCTTCAAATTGGGGATATAGCGACCATAGGTTCTATAAACCATTGAGGTATCCACATGGCCCAGGGTTTTGGCCACCCATTCAGGTGTCTCTCCCAGGGCGAGGGCCCAAGAGGCGAAGGTATGCCTAGTCTCATACATACGCCGATATTGCAGTTCCAAACCTGCAAATGCTTCAACCCATACCACACTGCGCAGTTTGTCCTGTGAAATAGGCAGGCGATCTTTGTTGACGAAAACATAGGGACTGTTGATTCCCGCCGTCAGTTTACGCTGGCGCAACAGAATTCTCCGTAATCCCGGTCGCAATAAGAGCCTGCGTCTACTCTCATGGGTTTTGAGATCTTCCTTCTCTCTTCCCCGTACCCTGCTTAACTCTATGTGGATATATTCATGGTCGATGGCAACCCATTTCAGGGCCACCTGTTCCGAGGGCCTCAATCCCGTCTGTACGGCAAATTCAAAATAGGGCCGATACCAAGGGGATATATGCGTTATAAAAACCTGCCACTCTTCAAAACTAAAGGGTTGAACTCGAAACTTCCTGGGCCGTGGAAGTTTACACCGGGTAAAGGGATCCGGAAAATCCAGCCAGGCATACTCATCCACGCAATCCTCTATAATTACTCGCAGGGGGATGATGACGTTGCGAATACGTTTAGCCGAAAGTGGTTGCCCCTGTTCACTCCTCTTGCCCTTCATGGTGGCAATAAACTTCCTCATTCGGGCAGAGGTTATCTCCGCAAAATTCAAATCACGAAAATAGGGCAAAACATGTCTCTGTAGAGCACTTTGGTAGTCCCGAATCTGATTCTCCGTCATCCCACTTCCCATATCGGCAAACCACTGCAGTACATAATCACCAAAAAGAAGTTCAGAGGGGTGGGTGGTCACTTCCCTACCCTCCAGCTCAGCAAAAAAGGCCCTTCTCCTACTTCTGGGAAAACGCTTGCCAAAACTGAAAACCCCATTATCTATCTCTGCCATAATCAAATCGAGCTGCCGCCGAAGAATTTGCCGGTTCTCTCTGGTGTCGACAAGGCCAGATGATTCACGAACGCGCTCCCCCATATAGCGAAAATCAAACCAGATCCTGTTGTGACGGACATAGAGAGTTCCCCTACCCACCCTATCGCCTCAAACCCTTTTCGCAAGCCAGGCGCTTCATGGCTCGGTGAAAAAAGTGATCCCAATACCAGAAATAATAAGGCCGGTCACCTGCCCCAGGGCGATACTCTCCCTGCTGATTTAAGTTCTTAACCTCGGCGTCCGCCACCCTCTCAGCCTTCGGAATAAGGGCATTGATTGCCCGTCTATATATAAAATTCTCCATCGCCTCCTCCCTTCTCATGAATTTCCAACCATCGCCAAAATACTCTCCTCCAAGAGTACACCCACTTTTTACCGCTGGACGTGTATGGCCGGCTATGGCCGCCTATGGCCGTCTACATGCTATTAAAGGGTCTTGACCTGTTTTTTTGGAGGGTGATTTTTTACTGGTTAGGATGGGGGAAATGAGGTTATTTGCTTCTAATAATCTTTTTGCTTGATTAGTATTGTTGGTGGTGCTTAAGTATTTTGGATTATAAAGAAATTTTCGTAAGTTGATTAGGTCCTTCGTAGAGGGCGAGGGATTTGGATGATGTGGTGATATTCAGTTATCGCTCGTGTCGAATGACATCAGGGAATCGGGTAATAATTTTTTGTCTGTTTTGGCTAAATCAATGCGTTATTGGCGTAAGGACTTTCATTGTTTTCGCTTATTTAATATTTAAAACGATAATATCTTCTAAGGAATATTCATGTACAAATTACGATTACAAGATGTTTATCTTGGTGAAAATGATGGCAAAAAAGAAGCTGTCTATAGGTCAGATTTTGAAAGATATTTTGTAGATATAGATGACAACTATGAAAAGCTAAAACAAGATAAGTATTTTTTGGTTTTAGGGAGAAAGGGATCAGGTAAGACCTATTTGGGGCAATATGTTAAGAGAATGTCTTCAAAAGATCCTCTCCATTTTTGTGAGATCAGTTCATATAAAGACTTTAAATTTCAAGAGTTAATTCAATTGAAATCAGGTGATATCACTCCAAATGAATATTATGAAATATGGAGATGGTTGCTATTACTTGACATAGGGAAACACTGCCTCGCTGACAACGGCATAGAGGATTGTGATGACAAGAGTAAACTTCATGCATTCCCTGAGGCTAATTACAAATCAATCGAAATTGATGCTAAAAAAATCGTGGAAGTAACACAAAAACAGCAAGTCAGAGGCGGATTCTTAAAATCATTCGTGGATATCTCTGATGGTGAAAAACTAGAGGAAGGAACATATCTGGATTATATTGACGACTTGGAAAAGGTTGTCTTTTCCTTGCTCTCTCTTTCAGAGAGTTCGTACACCTCAATTTATGATGAGTTAGATGATCGTTTTAGAAATGATGATTATTACCGCAACTCAATAATCAGTCTAATTAAGGCCGCAGATTACATTAATTTAAAAGCAATAGAAGTAAACTCCAAAGCTAAGGTAGTAATATTACTGCGGTCTGATATTTTCTCTATATTTAACGATCCAGATCTAAACAAAATAAAAAGAGTTAATACGTTGAAGATTGATTGGGGAACTCGTGTGTCAGTCGATACTCCTCTAATTAAAATGGTAATTTATAAAGCAAAACAATCTAGTTCCTTAATGTCTGTACTTTCCAATGAGCAGATTTTTCGTCACTTATTTCCACAAGATATTAATTACATTAATCCTGAGAGATATATACTTGAGAGATCTTTTTTTCGACCAAGGGATGTAATTACAATATTGAATTTAATCATAGAAAAATATCCAAATTCCGAATATTTTGGTTGGAAAAGTTTTCGAGTCGTTAAGCAGGATTATTCAGAGTATCTGCTTGATGAAGTAAGGAATGAAATGTTTGGACATTACCTCGATGAAGAAATCGATAACGCACTTAAATTACTAAAAAATTACAATAAGCATTTTATTGAGTATGATGAATTGAAAAAATATATGACAATAAACTCTTATCACTACCCTGGCCTTGATTTAGAAAAAATGCTCATTGGTTTATTTAAATTTAATGCAATAGGAAATAAGTGGTTCAATGAGTACAAAAAAAAGCAATATTATACTTGGGCTCATCGTGATGAGAAAGCTGATTTAGATTTAAATAAGACTATTGTTATCCACCTTGGTCTAAGGGAAGCGCTATCAATGTGATGTGAACTACCGTCTAACATCACATCGATGAGATATTAATCAGACAACCAACTGTTCCACTGGACCCGCAAACAGCGCGTGCCAGTGAACGCCACGTTATACAAAATAAAAATACCAGTAATTAAAATGGGAGCATAGAATGGCATCAAAGTATTTGTCATCCCTATCGAAGGATGATTATTTAGAGCTTACAAAAAAACTGTGGAACATTCAGAATCATAAATGTTTTATATGTGAAGAAGAAATTGATTTAGATTTAAACACTACAAATATTGACCATATTGTACCTTTGGCAAATAAGGGTAAAGATGCTGAGGTGAATTTTGCAGTCACACATGAAAGTTGTAACAAGTCTAAACAGGACGCAAATTTAAAGATTGCAAAAATACTACAAAAACTTAGTAAAATTCAAAAGTCAATACAAAGTAAAACAAGTAAATCAGCGTCACTCAAGGATATACTAAAAAGCTATAATGGTTCAAAGTATGAGTTTAAATACAAGATTGAAGGTATGGAATTAAAATATTCATTTTCAGATATTGGAGATAACAAAACATACCAAACACCAATTTATACTGACAATCTTTCGAAAGAACAAACATGCTTTATAGAAGTTCCAGTTGAGTACCTATATCATGATGAAATTATTAACCCACGCGGGATAAATAATAGTATCGGAAAGCTTATTAAAGAGTTTGATAAGCAAAACCCACAATTGCATCTTAGTCTCGCTCGGATAGAAGATGACAGGTTAAAAATATTTGATGGGCAGCATAAAGCCGGTGCTCAAATTTTATTAGGAACTAAAAAATTGGTTGTGCGAGTTTTTTTGGAACCAAATATAGACCGGTTGACAGAAACAAATACAATGCTGGAGTACTCTACGGCAAATTGCTTTTGATAAATCAATAATGAGGCAATTGAACAATACGCTTTATTCGGAAAGGGTTAAAAAGTATCAAGTCGCCCATAACCTAAAAGAAGATGATTATTCTTTTTCAGAGCAGCAGCTTATTGATTTTTTCAAAGGAGATGGGGCCAATATAAAAAAATACATTATTGA from the Desulfotalea psychrophila LSv54 genome contains:
- a CDS encoding portal protein — encoded protein: MTEKNTGRTESELLASILDEIREQPLWRIQADKAMDYKDGNQLDSDTLLALEAKGIPPATQNMIGPLVNAAIGFQINNKTDLKILPDVEGEDTEEIAEALNYKINQAERRSNMDTSCLMAFEPQIGAGLGWVEVSRETNPFKFPYRCLAVHRGEIFWDHLAKEPDLSDARWLLRKRWTDINVVKSMFPGKKDLCDQVRNSWGGFDQLSFATNDSDNINLFQSWEIERGWDVDEQEWRAPDNDRVCLFEVQKRERVNIYILRLSDNRVVEFNLHRPEHIIALKAGRKLESHFVSKITTYFFLGPHLLGKKKSEFDRFNYVPFWGIREDRTNIPYGMIRDLIFPQDEVNARIAKQQWALSATRTVRTDGAVAMTDDQFREECGRPDADIILNQKEMAKLGAKFEVNHNEAINSQQEARLRDLILFFQQSTQALEQPAVDMRVDISQVKSGEVHHSLQAIAKFFDNYKWSRQQVGELLLSLIIKDIGTKREIVTIKREPLQHNKIIALNDPVDFKGTGVTVLNNNLLRTRLRVTMCEIPSTASYKAQNRTLLQEVMKSLPDDYQKALMPYLAEFLDIPNKDAIIEAMVELRDGSKITEEQVQERIKQAIEKTKTELMIELKTKELELKERKTEAEIEKIITEQVNNRIEGIYSAIQAGLQVTTNSGVAASADQILHSAGAEDKDEPPLVDIAGPITVPNGVPNGVPNGVPNGVPNGVPNSVPDGVTQNTSPLFPPRVQEDRVHEPQTQQLDTMAEADEEVNRGIESPVI
- a CDS encoding terminase small subunit, which translates into the protein MAKRKNKITGTTLTPKQELFCSEYLVDFNASKAALAAGYKSNSAYSMGHENLKKPELQKRLRELVRLKIEKAKYDAQKVLERHEEIDGLDVIDILDENRRVKDIEEWPRAWRVTIEGIEVIQKIKGDTPCEIIKIKWPSKLKNLEAIGRHVDVSAYREHVELSATDQTLRNIIDILDGKTCGLPGGSGDGSQ
- a CDS encoding DUF5675 family protein, which translates into the protein MLQANLRREKSTDQGTEGVFRCPERGFRSYTLELPWRDNRPNVSSIPLGVYLCRLVKSPRFGWVYQVRNVEGRSHVLHHSGNVAGDRTKGYVTNVLGCILHGKKRGHLAGQRAVLLSKATIRRLHKAMGGEDFELTIESGD
- a CDS encoding antiterminator Q family protein → MEFISEKLTNYALWLRVSPVPHLGYGRLAISCCWQDYPAYELQPVEISDEEAMLIDTAIARLRQRKASVAEALMVYYLSKENTSYVARELGMDRRKVTQLVSMGESWVAAWLEKDSESSSSSICID
- a CDS encoding Arm DNA-binding domain-containing protein; this translates as MGRGTLYVRHNRIWFDFRYMGERVRESSGLVDTRENRQILRRQLDLIMAEIDNGVFSFGKRFPRSRRRAFFAELEGREVTTHPSELLFGDYVLQWFADMGSGMTENQIRDYQSALQRHVLPYFRDLNFAEITSARMRKFIATMKGKRSEQGQPLSAKRIRNVIIPLRVIIEDCVDEYAWLDFPDPFTRCKLPRPRKFRVQPFSFEEWQVFITHISPWYRPYFEFAVQTGLRPSEQVALKWVAIDHEYIHIELSRVRGREKEDLKTHESRRRLLLRPGLRRILLRQRKLTAGINSPYVFVNKDRLPISQDKLRSVVWVEAFAGLELQYRRMYETRHTFASWALALGETPEWVAKTLGHVDTSMVYRTYGRYIPNLKSLDGFSVEKQFSGTRVEGKEDFGHSFGHNEQE
- a CDS encoding P-loop ATPase, Sll1717 family; its protein translation is MYKLRLQDVYLGENDGKKEAVYRSDFERYFVDIDDNYEKLKQDKYFLVLGRKGSGKTYLGQYVKRMSSKDPLHFCEISSYKDFKFQELIQLKSGDITPNEYYEIWRWLLLLDIGKHCLADNGIEDCDDKSKLHAFPEANYKSIEIDAKKIVEVTQKQQVRGGFLKSFVDISDGEKLEEGTYLDYIDDLEKVVFSLLSLSESSYTSIYDELDDRFRNDDYYRNSIISLIKAADYINLKAIEVNSKAKVVILLRSDIFSIFNDPDLNKIKRVNTLKIDWGTRVSVDTPLIKMVIYKAKQSSSLMSVLSNEQIFRHLFPQDINYINPERYILERSFFRPRDVITILNLIIEKYPNSEYFGWKSFRVVKQDYSEYLLDEVRNEMFGHYLDEEIDNALKLLKNYNKHFIEYDELKKYMTINSYHYPGLDLEKMLIGLFKFNAIGNKWFNEYKKKQYYTWAHRDEKADLDLNKTIVIHLGLREALSM
- a CDS encoding HNH endonuclease, with the translated sequence MASKYLSSLSKDDYLELTKKLWNIQNHKCFICEEEIDLDLNTTNIDHIVPLANKGKDAEVNFAVTHESCNKSKQDANLKIAKILQKLSKIQKSIQSKTSKSASLKDILKSYNGSKYEFKYKIEGMELKYSFSDIGDNKTYQTPIYTDNLSKEQTCFIEVPVEYLYHDEIINPRGINNSIGKLIKEFDKQNPQLHLSLARIEDDRLKIFDGQHKAGAQILLGTKKLVVRVFLEPNIDRLTETNTMLEYSTANCF